In Streptomyces sclerotialus, one genomic interval encodes:
- a CDS encoding GNAT family N-acetyltransferase, giving the protein MSVEVRPATKERWDDLQAVLQPKKSAHTCWCMAWRLTTGDYGRMSADQRGEHLRTLVEAADPPPGVLGYVGGEVAGWCNVAPRKELDRLTSSKTITPVDEVPVWSVTCFVVRKEFRGKGVASALLEGAVEHARAHGAPAVEGYPVDPEGGRVNPTLAYVGTMEMFERAGFRRVKRTEAKSDKRYRWVLRRDLD; this is encoded by the coding sequence ATGAGTGTAGAAGTACGTCCCGCCACGAAAGAGCGCTGGGACGATCTCCAGGCCGTACTGCAACCGAAGAAGAGCGCGCACACGTGCTGGTGCATGGCCTGGCGGCTGACCACCGGCGACTACGGGCGGATGTCGGCGGACCAGCGGGGCGAGCACCTGCGCACCCTGGTGGAGGCCGCCGACCCGCCGCCCGGCGTACTGGGGTACGTGGGAGGCGAGGTGGCCGGCTGGTGCAACGTGGCACCGCGGAAGGAGCTGGACCGGCTCACCTCCTCCAAGACGATCACTCCGGTGGACGAGGTACCGGTGTGGTCGGTGACCTGCTTCGTCGTACGCAAGGAGTTCCGCGGCAAGGGCGTGGCGTCGGCCCTGCTGGAAGGTGCCGTCGAGCACGCCAGGGCGCACGGCGCTCCGGCCGTCGAGGGTTACCCGGTGGATCCTGAGGGCGGCCGGGTGAACCCGACGCTCGCGTACGTCGGGACGATGGAGATGTTCGAGCGGGCGGGCTTCCGGCGGGTGAAGCGGACCGAGGCCAAGAGCGACAAGCGGTACCGCTGGGTGCTCCGCCGCGACCTGGACTGA
- a CDS encoding threonine aldolase family protein, giving the protein MTTETVDLRSDTVTRPTAGMRAAMASAEVGDALFGEDPTVRALEERLAGMFGFSGALFVPSGVMANQIGLRLLAGPGEELVCDAEAHILAHEEAAPARYGGIQTRTVSAGRGLVTAEALAGALRAGNAYTLGTRAVEVEQTHTRAGGTVQPLETLRAVRKLTAEAGVAVHIDGARIWNAGAATRTPWAEYGAPVADSLSVCLSKGLGAPVGSVLLLPAEQLSRARKLAHGLGGGMRQSGILAAAGLYALDHHVARLAEDHENAALLAAGLRDAGFAVRPPETNIVLVEAPGAGDVVARAAREGVLVTAPGPGTVRLVTHLDAGRQACRRAVGVLVTALREAGTGARRSADTEHTATAEESTEAA; this is encoded by the coding sequence ATGACCACCGAGACCGTCGATCTGCGCAGCGACACGGTGACCCGGCCGACCGCGGGGATGCGCGCGGCGATGGCGTCCGCCGAGGTCGGGGACGCCCTGTTCGGCGAAGATCCCACCGTACGCGCGCTGGAGGAGCGGCTGGCCGGCATGTTCGGCTTCTCCGGCGCGCTGTTCGTGCCCTCCGGCGTGATGGCCAACCAGATCGGGCTGCGGCTGCTGGCCGGCCCCGGTGAGGAGCTGGTGTGCGACGCCGAGGCGCACATCCTGGCGCACGAGGAGGCCGCGCCCGCCCGGTACGGCGGGATCCAGACGCGCACCGTGTCGGCCGGGCGCGGCCTGGTCACCGCCGAGGCGCTGGCCGGGGCCCTGCGGGCCGGGAACGCGTACACGCTCGGCACCCGCGCGGTGGAGGTGGAGCAGACGCACACCCGCGCGGGCGGCACGGTCCAGCCGCTGGAGACGCTGCGCGCGGTACGGAAACTGACCGCTGAGGCGGGCGTCGCCGTGCACATCGACGGGGCGCGGATCTGGAACGCCGGGGCCGCGACCAGGACGCCGTGGGCCGAGTACGGGGCGCCGGTCGCCGACTCGCTCTCGGTGTGCCTCTCGAAGGGGCTCGGCGCGCCGGTCGGCTCGGTGCTGCTGCTCCCCGCCGAACAACTCTCCCGCGCACGGAAGTTGGCGCACGGACTGGGCGGCGGGATGCGGCAGTCGGGCATCCTGGCGGCCGCGGGGCTGTACGCCCTGGACCACCATGTGGCGCGGCTCGCCGAGGACCACGAGAACGCCGCGCTGCTGGCGGCGGGGCTGCGGGACGCGGGGTTCGCCGTGCGCCCGCCGGAGACCAACATCGTCCTCGTCGAGGCGCCCGGCGCCGGGGACGTCGTGGCACGGGCGGCCCGGGAGGGGGTGCTGGTGACCGCGCCCGGTCCCGGAACGGTCCGGCTGGTCACCCATCTGGACGCAGGACGACAGGCGTGCCGACGGGCCGTCGGGGTCCTGGTGACGGCGCTGCGAGAGGCCGGAACCGGGGCGCGGCGGAGCGCGGACACGGAACACACGGCGACAGCGGAAGAGAGCACAGAAGCAGCATGA
- a CDS encoding DUF2461 domain-containing protein, with translation MTFTGFPPGALRLYADLAADNTKEAWRLRHREVYERDVRAPMDALAGELTEVFGELAGPDGVRVLGPVRDTRMSHDKSPYKTYQGAYLDVLPCLGFWVHLDREGLYVSGRYYPYAGAEVARYRAAVDDPHSGGELAAITAELAARGFTIGGDRLKSRPRGVPADHPRLGLLRHRKIDAGRRYGPGPDVHTARAGELVRETWQLVRPLLDWVVDHKLTPEPRDRGADAPS, from the coding sequence GTGACCTTCACCGGATTTCCGCCCGGCGCGCTGCGCCTGTACGCGGACCTCGCTGCCGACAACACCAAGGAGGCGTGGCGGCTGCGCCACCGCGAGGTGTACGAGCGGGACGTGCGGGCGCCGATGGACGCGCTGGCCGGCGAGCTCACCGAGGTTTTCGGTGAGCTCGCCGGGCCGGACGGGGTGCGGGTGCTCGGCCCCGTCCGCGACACCCGGATGTCGCACGACAAGTCCCCGTACAAGACCTACCAGGGCGCGTACCTGGACGTGCTGCCCTGTCTCGGGTTCTGGGTGCATCTGGACCGGGAGGGGCTGTACGTCTCCGGGCGGTACTACCCGTACGCCGGTGCCGAGGTCGCCCGGTACCGCGCCGCCGTCGACGATCCGCACAGTGGCGGTGAACTGGCCGCGATCACGGCGGAGTTGGCGGCACGGGGTTTCACGATCGGCGGTGACCGGCTGAAGTCCCGGCCGCGCGGGGTCCCGGCGGACCACCCGCGCCTGGGTCTCCTCCGGCACCGCAAGATCGATGCCGGGCGCCGCTACGGCCCGGGGCCCGACGTCCACACGGCCCGCGCCGGGGAGCTGGTCCGCGAGACCTGGCAGCTGGTCCGTCCGCTGCTGGACTGGGTGGTGGACCACAAGCTCACCCCGGAGCCCCGCGACCGAGGAGCTGACGCGCCGTCATGA
- a CDS encoding acyl-CoA dehydrogenase family protein, whose amino-acid sequence MLTTEFYRAPADCGLVRSGPDVPRTPMRALREEVHDVLVSAPVAEARRTRDPRPVHLALGQAGLLAPQWPTEYGGRGVSQVAAAVLVEELAMHDVPDLLHTLTVQIVGSTLLNVASPEMKARHLPGFAAGTAFGCVLFSEPQAGSDLNILSTRAVADGNGGHKLYGTKVHSLFAGLADYGLCLARGENDALSLFLVPLAQPGVTIRPIPGIGDDAFHEVTLDGVAVTADDVVGEIGQGWAIVVKTLAFERTGLDYYVKALRWYRAALERLEGHSDRLEAGQHDQIGLAKLNARLLAAGTLVRRVLTRLDRGELNEDEAAAAKWYTTELAAEVAWWAAELDGDRSMTLDDPRVDGVAHPLDAALREAPGMRISGGTAEMMLETLARLRLDSGAEVRP is encoded by the coding sequence TTGCTCACCACCGAGTTCTACCGCGCACCCGCGGACTGCGGACTCGTCCGGTCCGGCCCGGACGTGCCCCGCACGCCGATGCGCGCCCTGCGGGAAGAGGTGCACGACGTCCTCGTCTCGGCGCCGGTCGCCGAGGCCCGGCGCACCCGTGACCCCCGGCCCGTCCACCTGGCGCTGGGGCAGGCGGGCCTGCTCGCCCCCCAGTGGCCCACGGAGTACGGCGGCCGGGGCGTCAGCCAGGTCGCCGCCGCCGTGCTGGTCGAGGAGCTGGCCATGCACGACGTACCGGACCTGCTGCACACCCTCACCGTGCAGATCGTCGGTTCCACGCTGCTCAACGTCGCGAGCCCCGAGATGAAGGCCCGGCATCTGCCGGGCTTCGCGGCCGGCACGGCGTTCGGCTGCGTGCTCTTCAGCGAGCCGCAGGCCGGGTCCGACCTCAACATCCTCTCCACCCGAGCCGTCGCCGACGGCAACGGCGGCCACAAGCTGTACGGCACCAAGGTCCACTCCCTCTTCGCCGGGCTCGCCGACTACGGGCTGTGCCTCGCCCGCGGCGAGAACGACGCGCTCAGCCTGTTCCTGGTGCCCCTCGCCCAGCCGGGCGTCACCATCCGGCCGATCCCCGGCATCGGCGACGACGCCTTCCACGAAGTCACCCTGGACGGGGTGGCGGTGACCGCCGACGACGTGGTCGGCGAGATCGGGCAGGGCTGGGCCATCGTCGTCAAGACCCTGGCGTTCGAACGCACCGGCCTCGACTACTACGTCAAGGCCCTGCGCTGGTACCGCGCCGCCCTGGAGCGGCTGGAGGGACACAGCGACCGCCTCGAAGCCGGCCAGCACGACCAGATCGGGCTCGCCAAGCTCAACGCCCGGCTGCTCGCCGCCGGGACGCTGGTCCGCCGCGTCCTCACCCGGCTGGACCGGGGCGAACTCAACGAGGACGAGGCCGCGGCCGCCAAGTGGTACACCACCGAACTCGCCGCCGAGGTGGCCTGGTGGGCCGCCGAGCTCGACGGCGACCGGAGCATGACCCTCGACGACCCCCGGGTCGACGGGGTGGCACACCCACTCGACGCGGCGCTGCGCGAAGCACCCGGGATGCGGATATCCGGCGGCACCGCCGAAATGATGCTGGAGACGCTGGCCCGGCTGCGTCTCGACTCAGGGGCGGAGGTACGGCCGTGA
- a CDS encoding acyl-CoA dehydrogenase family protein, giving the protein MTTTTEAGGRAERWREREDEDALFRQLRLTVRQGLEAGGDTPAASWEALTQVGAWEFALPIGTDGLDLGQAVLAMVCEEAGNAMQPVPLTDTLLALDLLAGLGPAAPEAADALLDRVRAGEHPLAVPGRLPDPRGTVPPGVTWKPDGGTGGIVLTGTGGPFAAGVGAGSLLVLASGPDGPCVALVDLPAAGVEVRPLRDHGGGAVSGAVFDDARLPAEAVLLRGLAAEQALARVGLRAAVHQASLLAGITAAALTAVVSRIRGRQQFGQALVKHQAPRLRVAGLLARLDAVRWAVDDAARDLDKDRLTVGEAAGLIALTAETSLDVTRDAVHLHGASGLVRDGLVAGCYRRAAWEALRCGRPAHLWDTAAHTV; this is encoded by the coding sequence GTGACGACGACCACGGAGGCCGGCGGGAGAGCCGAGCGCTGGCGGGAGCGGGAGGACGAGGACGCCCTCTTCCGGCAGCTGCGGCTCACCGTACGGCAGGGCCTGGAGGCCGGCGGGGACACGCCCGCCGCCTCCTGGGAGGCGCTGACCCAGGTCGGCGCCTGGGAGTTCGCACTGCCCATCGGCACGGACGGCCTCGACCTCGGCCAGGCCGTCCTCGCGATGGTGTGCGAGGAGGCGGGCAACGCGATGCAGCCCGTACCACTGACCGACACCCTGCTCGCCCTCGACCTGCTCGCCGGGCTCGGCCCCGCCGCACCGGAGGCGGCCGACGCCCTCCTGGACCGGGTACGGGCCGGGGAGCACCCCCTCGCCGTACCGGGCCGGCTGCCGGACCCGCGCGGCACCGTACCGCCCGGCGTCACCTGGAAACCGGACGGCGGGACCGGCGGCATCGTGCTGACCGGCACCGGCGGCCCGTTCGCCGCCGGAGTCGGCGCCGGTTCACTGCTGGTCCTGGCGAGCGGCCCGGACGGGCCGTGCGTCGCGCTGGTGGACCTGCCGGCCGCGGGCGTCGAGGTACGGCCGCTGCGCGACCACGGCGGGGGAGCGGTGTCCGGGGCGGTCTTCGACGACGCCCGGCTGCCGGCCGAGGCGGTGCTGCTGCGCGGCCTCGCCGCCGAGCAGGCGCTCGCCCGCGTGGGCCTGCGGGCCGCAGTCCACCAGGCCTCGCTGCTGGCCGGCATCACGGCGGCGGCGCTGACCGCTGTGGTGTCCCGGATCCGCGGCCGGCAGCAGTTCGGGCAGGCACTGGTCAAGCACCAGGCCCCGCGGCTGCGGGTGGCGGGGCTGCTCGCCCGGCTGGACGCCGTGCGCTGGGCGGTGGACGACGCGGCCCGGGACCTGGACAAGGACCGGCTCACCGTGGGCGAGGCGGCCGGGCTGATCGCGCTGACGGCGGAGACCTCCCTCGACGTGACGCGCGACGCGGTCCATCTGCACGGCGCTTCGGGGCTGGTGCGCGACGGGCTGGTCGCCGGGTGCTACCGCCGCGCTGCCTGGGAGGCGCTGCGCTGCGGCCGGCCCGCCCACCTGTGGGACACCGCGGCACACACCGTCTGA